One stretch of Streptomyces sp. A2-16 DNA includes these proteins:
- a CDS encoding RNA polymerase sigma factor: MTPEEAVAAAFRDEWGQVVATLIRVTGDWDLAEECAQDAFAQALDRWRRDGVPRRPGAWLTTTARHRAMDVLRREAVGARKLQEAAMLTAPEEPYDDSGVQDDRLRLIFTCCHPALHIEARVALTLRTLAGLTTPEIARAFLVPEATMAQRLVRAKKKIRHAGIPYRVPPAHLLPERTTGVLGVIYLLFNEGYAATSGADLVRRNLCAEAIRLARVLARLMPDEPEALGLLALLLLHDARRETRVDAAGELVTLEDQDRSAWDHAEAEEGAKLLETALRRGRPGPYQIQAAIAACHTTAATAKDTDWADIAALYGELLRFVPSAVVRLNRAVAVGMAEGPDAGLALVADLEREGELSGYHLLPATRADLLRRSGRTTEAARAYERALQLVENDAERNFLEKRLAECRSA, encoded by the coding sequence GTGACCCCGGAAGAGGCCGTCGCAGCCGCCTTCCGGGACGAGTGGGGCCAGGTCGTCGCCACCCTGATCCGGGTGACCGGCGACTGGGACCTCGCCGAGGAGTGCGCCCAGGACGCCTTCGCACAGGCCCTCGACCGGTGGCGGCGCGACGGCGTCCCGCGCCGCCCCGGCGCCTGGCTCACCACGACCGCCCGCCACCGGGCCATGGACGTGCTGCGCCGGGAGGCCGTCGGGGCGCGGAAGCTGCAGGAGGCGGCGATGCTCACGGCCCCCGAGGAGCCGTACGACGACAGCGGCGTCCAGGACGACCGGCTGCGCCTGATCTTCACCTGCTGCCACCCGGCGCTGCACATCGAGGCCCGGGTCGCCCTGACCCTGCGCACCCTCGCCGGACTGACCACACCGGAGATCGCCCGTGCCTTCCTCGTCCCCGAGGCGACCATGGCGCAGCGCCTGGTGCGGGCCAAGAAGAAGATCCGCCACGCCGGCATCCCCTACCGCGTGCCGCCCGCGCATCTGCTGCCCGAGCGCACGACGGGCGTGCTCGGCGTGATCTACCTGCTGTTCAACGAAGGGTACGCGGCCACCTCGGGCGCCGATCTCGTACGACGGAACCTGTGCGCGGAGGCGATCCGGCTGGCGCGTGTCCTGGCCCGCCTCATGCCCGACGAGCCCGAGGCTCTCGGCCTGCTCGCGCTGCTGCTCCTGCACGACGCCCGTCGCGAGACCCGGGTGGACGCGGCCGGTGAACTGGTCACGCTGGAGGACCAGGACCGCTCGGCGTGGGACCACGCGGAGGCCGAGGAGGGCGCCAAGCTGCTGGAGACGGCACTGCGACGCGGCCGTCCCGGGCCGTACCAGATCCAGGCCGCCATCGCCGCCTGCCACACCACGGCCGCCACGGCGAAGGACACCGACTGGGCCGACATCGCCGCGCTCTACGGCGAGTTGCTGCGCTTCGTGCCCTCCGCCGTGGTCCGCCTCAACCGCGCGGTCGCCGTCGGCATGGCCGAGGGCCCCGACGCGGGTCTGGCGCTGGTCGCCGACCTGGAGCGGGAGGGCGAGCTGAGCGGCTACCACCTGCTCCCCGCCACGCGCGCCGACCTGCTGCGCCGCAGCGGCCGTACGACCGAGGCGGCCCGGGCGTACGAGCGGGCACTGCAGCTGGTGGAGAACGACGCCGAGCGGAACTTCCTGGAAAAGCGTCTCGCGGAGTGTCGATCGGCGTAG
- a CDS encoding YciI family protein gives MKYALLICTPVDGEELSPAEIAEDPRFTSYIEEVRGRDLVKGGARLRPASDATTVRVQGDEVLLTDGPFIESKEYIAGIDIIEVADLDEAISLASRHPAALGGGSVEVRPVWE, from the coding sequence ATGAAGTACGCCCTGCTGATCTGCACCCCCGTCGACGGCGAGGAACTCAGCCCCGCCGAGATCGCCGAGGACCCTCGCTTCACCTCCTACATCGAGGAGGTCCGCGGCCGTGACCTGGTCAAGGGCGGCGCTCGCCTGCGTCCGGCCTCGGACGCCACCACCGTCCGTGTCCAGGGCGACGAGGTCCTGCTCACCGACGGCCCGTTCATCGAGTCCAAGGAGTACATCGCCGGCATCGACATCATCGAGGTCGCCGACCTGGACGAGGCGATCTCCCTCGCGTCCCGGCATCCGGCCGCGCTCGGCGGCGGCTCGGTCGAAGTGCGGCCGGTGTGGGAGTGA
- a CDS encoding YciI family protein, whose translation MKYMLLVCGDDTNDASGMAPVEPWVEELGDRRVRLHGHRLALPADAVTVRVRGGEVLRTDGPFAETKEYVAGFDVLECDSLEEAIEAAAKHPVATVGAMEVRPFWEDEDAEGEIRRLDAERTDAARAGDVDRVLACYAPDAQVVENGRHHQGVEELRKAWAATAPATREALESAVHVDESIAFGHALVRTGDDLLRVTTGYRNVGPRWLIVHEHVTEATS comes from the coding sequence ATGAAGTACATGCTGCTCGTCTGCGGCGACGACACCAACGACGCCTCGGGCATGGCCCCCGTCGAACCCTGGGTCGAGGAGCTCGGCGACCGCCGGGTACGCCTGCACGGGCACCGGCTCGCCCTGCCCGCGGACGCGGTCACCGTGCGGGTGCGCGGTGGAGAGGTGCTGCGCACCGACGGGCCGTTCGCGGAGACCAAGGAGTACGTCGCCGGCTTCGACGTCCTGGAGTGCGACAGCCTGGAGGAGGCGATCGAGGCGGCCGCGAAGCACCCCGTGGCGACCGTCGGAGCCATGGAGGTACGGCCGTTCTGGGAGGACGAGGACGCCGAGGGGGAGATCCGCCGCCTCGACGCCGAGCGCACGGACGCGGCGCGCGCGGGGGACGTGGACCGGGTGCTCGCCTGCTACGCGCCGGACGCCCAGGTCGTGGAGAACGGCCGGCACCACCAGGGCGTCGAGGAACTCCGCAAGGCATGGGCGGCGACGGCCCCGGCCACCCGCGAGGCGCTGGAGTCCGCCGTCCACGTCGACGAGAGCATCGCCTTCGGTCACGCCCTCGTCCGCACCGGCGACGACCTGCTGCGCGTCACCACCGGCTACCGCAACGTCGGCCCGCGCTGGCTGATCGTCCACGAGCATGTCACGGAGGCCACGTCATGA
- a CDS encoding class I SAM-dependent methyltransferase — protein MTSDEHARLMRVNQANWDARTPVHLASRFYGLDEDLDPERWFAGFEWEDLGELADRDVLHLQCHLGTETVALARRGARAVGLDFSQASVAAARGIAARAGADVTYVRANVYDAVEALRGRQFDVVYTGKGALCYLPDLERWAQVIARLLRPGGMLYVVEFHPLLNSLGPKPAPDEGPELLLRHDYLGGDGPVHRDARHTYTDGPAVEGATESFEWMHGIGEVVNALTGAGLSVRRLRESDELPWPRWPRMTRTASGWWRLPEPRIPLLYGLLATR, from the coding sequence ATGACGTCCGACGAGCACGCTCGGCTGATGCGGGTCAACCAGGCGAACTGGGACGCCCGCACCCCCGTCCACCTCGCCAGCCGGTTCTACGGGCTGGACGAGGACCTCGATCCCGAGCGCTGGTTCGCCGGCTTCGAGTGGGAGGACCTCGGCGAGCTGGCCGACCGTGACGTGCTCCACCTCCAGTGCCATCTCGGCACGGAGACCGTGGCCCTCGCCCGCCGTGGGGCCCGGGCGGTGGGCCTCGACTTCTCGCAGGCCTCCGTCGCGGCCGCTCGGGGGATCGCGGCGCGGGCGGGCGCGGACGTCACGTACGTGCGGGCGAACGTGTACGACGCCGTCGAGGCCCTGCGGGGACGGCAGTTCGACGTCGTGTACACCGGCAAGGGTGCCCTGTGCTACCTGCCCGACCTGGAGCGGTGGGCGCAGGTGATCGCCCGACTCCTGCGCCCCGGCGGGATGTTGTACGTGGTCGAGTTCCATCCGCTGCTCAACTCCCTGGGCCCGAAGCCCGCTCCGGACGAAGGACCCGAGCTGCTGCTGCGCCACGACTACCTGGGCGGCGACGGCCCCGTCCACCGGGACGCGAGGCACACCTACACCGACGGACCGGCCGTCGAGGGTGCCACGGAGAGCTTCGAGTGGATGCACGGAATAGGAGAGGTCGTCAACGCGTTGACCGGGGCAGGACTGAGTGTGCGGCGGCTGCGCGAGAGCGATGAGCTGCCCTGGCCGCGCTGGCCGCGGATGACCCGCACGGCGTCCGGCTGGTGGCGGCTTCCCGAGCCGCGCATCCCGCTCCTCTACGGACTCCTCGCCACGCGCTGA